In the genome of Epinephelus fuscoguttatus linkage group LG4, E.fuscoguttatus.final_Chr_v1, the window gactgtatgaatGTGCATGTGAATGGACTCTATAACACATACATTACAGTGTAATTCAATCCAATACACTAATGCTATTATTAGGGTTTGCATCATCATATTAGATAAGATACAACTAAGTTGTCATAGCATAATAAAATACAGGACACGACTGAGAGTGATGCAGTTAAGCATCTAACTGTAGGTGCAAAAAGCAGTAATTTTCACAATCAAATATagtgtaaataaaatgtaaggGACACGAACACTAGATACACACATTATTAGCAGCATAAACATTAATAGTGTGTATGAATACAGATATAGACAGAATGAACATGGTAAGCAATGCAAAATATATAGTGCAGGTGTAATTACAGTTGATGCTAACAACAGACAAATACAGAACAAACAGCTGAAGGTATGATATGAGTACAGTGTATGCACTATAATACATTATGTaaagcagtggttttcaaacctTTTGAGCCTAAggcaaaatctcaaggcacacctgtatttatatctgtgcactaTAGCTTCTATaatgtgttatcactcttaccacaacataagacaataaaaataataaaaaataagacagaTATTGTGATATTGTCTACTGACTTTTCTGTCAGTGGTAGGTCATCTTCGCTAGTGCGTAGTTGCAAATTGCTCCGTACAATAAAGCGATCCCTCGGCCCACTcatggctttctccttttaaatgttatcatccctcacactggctgccaattaGGGCTTTTGAAGTGACACACTTATAATTCTCATGCACGAACGAATGAACGAATACTAAGAAAAGCTCTGGCTAAAAATAAGTAATACTTCAGCTGTGTTTGAATGGTTTGACTAGAAAGATAAACATGAATTTGAAGAGGGATCCATGTTAATAACAAGTCAACTTGCTGTAACCCAGACAATGTAAGCATCATGAATACAAAGGCTCAGTCTTGTTTGACCTCTCATATTTGCAGCTCACGGTCTTGGATTCTGGACGGACCGGTCAGCAGTGCATGAGGCTGCTGCACAGGGGAGGGccctccagctgcagcagctgattgAGGGAGGTGCAGCAGTGAACATCGTGGCAGTTGACTCAATCACCCCTCTGCATGAGGCCTGTATACAGGGACAGACCCAGTGTGTCAGGCTGCTGTTGGACGCTGGTGCGCAGGTGAGATGGCGTCAGTGAGGATGGTGACTTCCTTCGTCAGTGCATGACTGgcatatttttttaacttcattatGGCTCTTTGCCCTCCAGGTGGATGCTCGGAACATTGATGGCAGCACTCCGCTGTGTGATGCCTGTGCAGCTGGTAGCCTTGAATGTGTCAAGCTGCTGCTGGAGTATGGAGCAACCGTTAATCCTCCACTGTTTACCTTCTCTCCACTTCATGAAGCCTGCATGGGAGGTGTGTCTTGTTCTGTACAAAATCACACAGGAATGTGTAAATGTTGAGCCATGTCCATCTACATGTATTCGCTTATCAGTCTCGCATTGATTTCACACAGTGTTTTTGTACTGTGTTAATGCAGATGAAAAGTGGGACTACTAAGTAACTTTCTGGAAAAAGTGAATCAGTGAATCATCAAGGCAGACCGTAACTACACAAAGTTCCTCAGAATTCTTCCTAAATAGTGCAGGGACCACAGCTTGCTCATGCGCATGGCTCATTTAATTCGTGTTGTAACCAGTtggaaaacatttgaaaaaatctCCTGTGATGGGAAACTTCTCCCAGAGGCAGGGACGTGGCAGACAAAACAGGAAGGGAGAGCAGTGCAGGGGAAGCAGAATGCAATACCAGAGCTCTCCAGCTCTTGATTGTTAATTTAAAGCCTTTCAAGATGTAGCGATAAAGCAGAAACCCAATCACACAAACACCAGTAAGACTATGGGACAAGAGTGTACTGGCAAAGGTACTGGAACACACTGATGGTTGCAGTATTGATTTGAAAACTGAAGTGACCAGTAAGGAGAAAGCTTTAGTGAAACTCCAGCCAAAATCTATTCATGCTGAAAAACAGCTTCCCTAATCTGTGAAGGATGAACCTGCAAAAAATGACAGCACATGTATAgctcacagaaaatgaatgtatCTATATTAACTCATCAAATATGATTTTATGTGACTTCTCTTACAATAGGGAATTCAGATTGTGTTCAGCTTATGATTGATCAAGGAGCTTACATGGAGGCGCATGACTGCCACTATGGGACACCGCTCCATGTGGCCTGTGCGAGGCAACATTACGACTGCGCCAAAGTTCTCCTCATTGCAGGTGAGTTCATGTTTGTCCTCTGCGCACCAGAGCTGGATAtaattaaatgtcttaaatgtgCTTccttcatattatttatttcaaggCAGCAACAATTTTTGTGTAGATGTCTTTTTTTAGTCGTTGGGACTGCagttgaaaaatattttatgtacTGACTGATCAAATAACCACTTTTTCGAAAACTGTAGAACAGtcataaaatgttttgaaggtTTGTTATCTTAGAAAAGACATTTAAGATATAGCAGGGTGGGCGGTCTGTGTTTATTTCACAACAGTCAGATGCTGGTTGTACTAAATGAAAGCAGCAGATCTGAGGTTCGCCAGCGCGCAATATCATTTCAGTTAGAGATAGCAGATGAAACAGATATCTGCTGCATTCAGACAGCTGTAAAGAGAGTCACCAGAGTAAAGGCCTTCAGTATTATACTAAGGCACACCAGACAacatgtgtgtttatatttacatgtcAAATGAACCCTTCCCAACACCTGCAAGCTATGACAGCAGTAACTACAAAAAAACAGCCCTAACTGGTTAGAGCACACAGTCTTCTCATGACATGATGTCATCAGACATTACCTACAGTTTCTGCCCCCCGCCCTCAGTATTGATGACGTTTGTTTTGTAaggattcatttttaaattactttaattaCAATCAtcagtcagcaagatttcattggttg includes:
- the asb13b gene encoding ankyrin repeat and SOCS box protein 13, yielding MEITRTRPSLYGEIAHGLGFWTDRSAVHEAAAQGRALQLQQLIEGGAAVNIVAVDSITPLHEACIQGQTQCVRLLLDAGAQVDARNIDGSTPLCDACAAGSLECVKLLLEYGATVNPPLFTFSPLHEACMGGNSDCVQLMIDQGAYMEAHDCHYGTPLHVACARQHYDCAKVLLIAGANVNAAKLHETALHHAAKTKSVSLIDLLVEFGGNVYARDNLNKKPIHYTSQGSPSYLCLEYYENTPLSLQQISRVAVRGALGARAREVVSKLDLPNRIISFLSHMPPPVIEIESPTGNLSRSPSEDKSGPVTPADSVDLSTESHTTG